The Nitratidesulfovibrio sp. SRB-5 genome includes a window with the following:
- a CDS encoding ATP-binding protein gives MVIALAGIALMLAVVITGRAFCEPGRVALCRVPAPLVTAALVACESHLAVATDLPDWLLPLVLLLQALLAPAWTVFALCYGRECSWRMLPRSGKVLLALALSPLLTTLFTSPGDMFYLADFTAERVLYLEPYAFFFYVQLLLCLLLSAGILESTLRSSRHSERWRIKLALVGAGVVLAALCLQYGQGLVVRTLDFGYTGLRNSAVVLGFGLFLYAEARRGSDKVYITRRLAFRSIVAVIAGGYLLGLGVLREGMRLMGPGFERHFALAIAFVISLAVLLTLLSEHLRRRFSIWMHRTFYNEKYDYRTQWINFTDMLSHARGTKEFINVLLVGLCDAFGFVGGAFIPADLEHPGGMRDGVLYEMEPLPVLPATSFAALFEREGGPCPVGDVAESVPAEAFEALCSAGVSVVLPVRTVEGSEGIVLLARPIDTHEEHDIEDFELLEAMGRQIALCVRSFRLGDELAVAREMEVLGRFAALVMHDLKNQVYALSLLVDNAREYIGEPDFQRDLVETLTNSVANMRTLISQLTRLPGRESLQMEEVDLMELARSACGQLPNADIQFMGTGVRVRVDAEQVAKVFVNLCLNAIEAGGNKRVAVHVGDDGRPFFHVVDSAGGIDPALLRDGLFKPFRTTKARGMGIGLYHCRKIIEAHGGTISAESHPGKGTTFTVRFDAAAVGEAAADAKA, from the coding sequence ATGGTAATTGCTCTGGCGGGAATTGCGCTGATGCTGGCGGTGGTGATCACGGGCCGCGCTTTTTGCGAGCCGGGCCGGGTGGCCTTGTGTCGCGTTCCGGCGCCACTGGTCACGGCAGCGCTGGTGGCCTGTGAAAGCCACCTTGCCGTGGCGACCGACCTGCCGGACTGGCTCCTGCCGTTGGTGCTGCTGTTGCAGGCCCTGCTTGCGCCGGCGTGGACCGTCTTCGCATTGTGCTACGGTCGGGAATGTTCGTGGCGCATGCTGCCCCGCAGCGGCAAGGTCTTGCTTGCCCTGGCTCTTTCCCCCCTGCTCACGACCCTGTTCACGAGTCCGGGGGATATGTTCTACCTTGCCGATTTCACCGCGGAACGGGTGCTCTATCTCGAACCGTACGCGTTCTTCTTCTATGTGCAACTCCTGCTGTGTCTGTTGCTTTCCGCAGGCATTCTGGAAAGCACCCTGCGCAGCAGCAGGCACAGTGAACGCTGGCGCATCAAGCTCGCACTCGTTGGTGCGGGTGTCGTATTGGCCGCCTTGTGCCTGCAATACGGGCAGGGACTGGTCGTGCGCACGCTGGATTTCGGCTACACGGGGTTGCGCAACAGCGCCGTAGTGCTCGGATTCGGGCTTTTTCTCTATGCCGAGGCGCGCCGGGGAAGCGACAAGGTATACATCACCCGCAGGCTGGCCTTCCGGTCGATTGTCGCTGTCATCGCTGGCGGCTACCTTTTGGGGCTGGGGGTGCTGCGCGAAGGAATGCGGCTGATGGGGCCGGGGTTCGAGCGGCATTTCGCCCTTGCCATCGCCTTCGTCATCAGCCTGGCTGTCCTGCTCACCCTGCTGTCCGAGCATCTGCGCAGGCGCTTCAGCATCTGGATGCACCGGACGTTCTACAACGAAAAGTACGACTACCGAACGCAGTGGATCAATTTCACGGACATGCTGTCGCATGCACGGGGTACGAAAGAGTTCATCAACGTGCTGCTCGTAGGTCTGTGCGACGCCTTCGGCTTCGTGGGCGGGGCATTCATTCCGGCCGACCTTGAACATCCCGGCGGCATGAGGGATGGCGTGCTCTACGAGATGGAGCCGCTGCCCGTGCTGCCCGCCACCAGCTTTGCCGCGCTGTTCGAGCGGGAGGGTGGGCCGTGTCCGGTTGGCGACGTTGCGGAAAGCGTGCCCGCCGAGGCCTTCGAGGCGCTGTGCAGCGCCGGGGTAAGTGTCGTGCTGCCGGTCCGTACCGTGGAGGGCAGCGAGGGGATCGTGCTGTTGGCCCGCCCCATCGACACGCATGAGGAACACGACATCGAGGACTTCGAACTGCTGGAGGCCATGGGGCGGCAGATAGCCTTGTGCGTCCGCAGTTTTCGACTTGGCGACGAACTGGCCGTGGCGCGGGAGATGGAGGTGCTTGGCCGGTTTGCGGCGCTGGTCATGCATGACCTCAAGAACCAAGTCTACGCGTTGTCGCTTTTGGTCGACAATGCGCGGGAATACATCGGTGAACCGGATTTTCAGCGTGATCTAGTGGAAACGTTGACCAACAGCGTTGCCAACATGCGCACTCTCATCTCCCAGCTGACGCGGCTGCCGGGGCGCGAGAGTCTGCAGATGGAGGAAGTGGACCTGATGGAACTGGCCCGGTCTGCATGCGGCCAACTGCCCAATGCCGACATACAGTTCATGGGCACCGGAGTGCGGGTGCGGGTTGATGCCGAACAGGTGGCCAAGGTCTTCGTCAATCTGTGCCTCAACGCCATCGAGGCGGGCGGAAACAAGCGGGTGGCCGTGCATGTGGGTGATGACGGCAGGCCTTTCTTCCATGTGGTGGACTCTGCTGGCGGCATTGACCCGGCCCTGCTCCGCGATGGCCTGTTCAAGCCGTTTCGCACGACCAAGGCGCGGGGCATGGGCATCGGTTTGTATCATTGCCGGAAGATCATCGAGGCGCATGGCGGCACGATCAGTGCGGAATCGCATCCCGGCAAGGGCACCACGTTTACCGTCCGGTTCGATGCCGCTGCGGTGGGGGAAGCGGCGGCAGACGCCAAGGCGTGA
- a CDS encoding patatin-like phospholipase family protein: MADGQDAGGGKAVSLYCNVVFKGGGIKGVAYAGALRALARHGLLRGVRRVAGTSSGAMAAVFLALGASPDEMVDILLRTPFHKFMDASRWVGGDLQRLVRDFGWFKGEMLERWARANIAALTGNPHMTFAGHQRMVEADPGRYLELTIIGANLSIQTPELFNAERTPEVPIHEALRVSMSIPLFFKAVRNHKGELLVDGSVVWNYPISLYDRVRYVVPGAAREVHPESRDEDAVVLNRETLGLMVETRSANEGIVRESGQITDFRTYLRSIIGFMTDSMHSAYLSEADWKRTALIDALGIRSTDFHIGKDVVESLISSGDRCIEAFIASGKHC; this comes from the coding sequence GTGGCTGATGGGCAAGATGCGGGAGGTGGAAAGGCGGTGTCGCTGTACTGCAATGTCGTGTTCAAGGGAGGGGGCATAAAGGGAGTGGCCTACGCAGGAGCATTGCGGGCTCTTGCCAGGCATGGTTTGCTGCGGGGAGTGCGCCGGGTGGCCGGGACATCGTCGGGAGCCATGGCTGCCGTCTTTCTCGCCCTTGGGGCCTCCCCTGATGAGATGGTGGACATTCTGTTGCGGACGCCGTTCCACAAGTTCATGGACGCCTCGCGCTGGGTGGGGGGCGACCTTCAAAGGCTGGTGCGCGATTTCGGATGGTTCAAGGGAGAGATGCTGGAACGTTGGGCCCGCGCGAACATCGCGGCATTGACCGGCAACCCGCACATGACGTTCGCCGGGCATCAGCGCATGGTCGAGGCTGATCCCGGCAGGTATCTGGAGCTCACCATCATCGGGGCCAATTTGTCGATTCAGACCCCCGAATTGTTCAATGCGGAACGAACACCCGAAGTCCCCATCCATGAGGCGCTGCGTGTCTCCATGAGCATCCCCCTGTTTTTCAAGGCTGTTCGTAATCACAAAGGGGAGTTGCTCGTGGATGGCAGCGTTGTCTGGAATTACCCGATATCGTTGTATGACAGGGTCAGATATGTAGTGCCAGGTGCCGCGCGCGAGGTGCATCCGGAAAGTCGGGATGAAGACGCCGTTGTGCTGAATCGTGAAACTCTTGGTTTGATGGTGGAAACGCGAAGTGCCAATGAGGGTATCGTTCGGGAAAGTGGTCAGATAACGGATTTCCGGACGTATTTGCGATCAATAATCGGTTTCATGACGGATAGCATGCACAGTGCATATCTGTCGGAAGCAGATTGGAAGCGTACGGCTTTGATCGATGCGCTTGGAATCCGTTCGACAGATTTTCATATAGGCAAAGACGTTGTGGAGAGTCTTATCTCCAGTGGTGATCGCTGTATCGAGGCCTTCATTGCAAGTGGAAAACATTGCTGA
- a CDS encoding sigma-54-dependent transcriptional regulator: protein MNAATSTSILIIEDEPLLRLTLGDHMRDMGFEVFEAADGQAGLDLFRTRRPSLVTLDLRMDILDGHEVLAAIRQEDHEVPVIIISGQGQMDDVIRALRAGAFDYIQKPIYDLAILDHAVDRALERSALRHGNAQLSRSFLAEGPQRPEDFEQMLTTSTRMRDIFRYCEAVAQSPEPVLITGETGVGKELLARALHRSSRRSGPFVAVNVAGLDSQVFSDTLFGHVRGAFTGADRPREGFMERAAGGTLFLDEIGDLSPQAQICLLRVLQEREYHPLGCDCPRPLRARILAATNRQFNELRGSTGLRSDFFFRLATHVVTLPPLRERPEDIPLLAKHFLEEACAALGRPVPECSCPLLARLKGYPFPGNVRELRAMVHDALGRSTSGRLGPDAFPSLAALPPEDSAFASPQNPFSGLSSLPSLRAAAEALVAEAMRRAGGVQKVAASILGITPQALSERLRRG, encoded by the coding sequence GTGAACGCCGCAACCTCGACAAGCATCCTGATCATCGAAGATGAGCCCCTGCTGCGGCTCACCTTGGGGGATCACATGCGAGACATGGGTTTCGAAGTATTCGAGGCTGCAGATGGTCAGGCGGGGCTCGATCTGTTCCGCACGCGTCGTCCTTCCCTGGTCACTCTTGATTTGCGCATGGATATTCTGGATGGACATGAGGTTCTCGCCGCGATTCGCCAGGAAGACCACGAAGTCCCCGTGATCATCATTTCCGGGCAAGGGCAGATGGATGACGTCATTCGCGCCCTGCGCGCCGGGGCGTTCGATTACATTCAAAAGCCTATCTATGACCTGGCCATTCTGGACCATGCCGTTGACCGCGCCCTGGAGCGCTCCGCACTGAGGCACGGCAATGCGCAGCTCTCCCGTTCCTTTCTGGCGGAAGGTCCGCAACGACCGGAAGACTTCGAGCAGATGCTGACCACCAGCACGCGAATGCGGGATATCTTCCGCTATTGCGAAGCCGTGGCGCAAAGCCCTGAGCCCGTGCTTATCACCGGGGAGACGGGCGTGGGAAAGGAGCTGTTGGCTCGGGCCCTGCACCGTTCCAGTCGCCGTTCCGGCCCCTTCGTGGCGGTGAACGTGGCCGGACTGGACAGCCAGGTTTTTTCGGACACTCTTTTCGGCCATGTGCGCGGCGCCTTCACCGGGGCGGACAGGCCACGCGAAGGCTTCATGGAGAGGGCTGCCGGGGGAACCCTCTTTTTGGATGAGATTGGCGACTTGAGCCCACAAGCCCAGATATGCCTGCTGCGCGTCCTGCAAGAGCGCGAATACCATCCGTTGGGTTGTGACTGTCCCCGCCCTTTGCGGGCGCGTATTCTCGCTGCTACCAACCGGCAGTTCAATGAGTTGAGAGGGAGCACCGGGTTGCGCAGCGACTTTTTCTTTCGGCTGGCCACCCATGTCGTGACACTGCCGCCCCTGAGGGAACGCCCCGAAGACATTCCGTTGCTGGCGAAGCATTTTCTTGAGGAGGCTTGCGCCGCCCTGGGACGCCCCGTGCCGGAATGTTCCTGCCCGCTACTTGCCCGGCTCAAGGGCTATCCTTTCCCTGGCAACGTTCGCGAGCTGAGGGCCATGGTGCATGACGCGCTCGGCCGTTCCACCTCAGGTCGCCTGGGGCCGGATGCCTTCCCTTCTCTCGCCGCGCTTCCCCCGGAGGACAGTGCGTTCGCCTCCCCCCAGAACCCCTTTTCAGGGTTGTCCAGCCTGCCAAGCCTGCGGGCTGCGGCGGAAGCGCTGGTGGCCGAAGCTATGCGCCGCGCAGGTGGTGTGCAGAAAGTTGCGGCCTCCATTCTGGGCATTACCCCTCAGGCCTTGAGCGAACGCCTCAGGAGGGGCTGA
- a CDS encoding response regulator has product MAKVLCINDEPLMRLVICDYLEDLGHEVLEAASGAEGIVLFRQHNPDRVLTDFRMPGGDGFLVVEHLVEEAPDTPVVIISGASTVEEAVKTMRLGACDYLAKPLTNMSLLAQTLERVLDKARARKAANRYRLSLESRNRDLERKLLGWVRRH; this is encoded by the coding sequence ATGGCCAAGGTTTTATGCATCAATGACGAACCGCTGATGCGCCTGGTTATCTGCGATTACCTGGAGGATCTGGGGCATGAGGTGCTGGAGGCCGCAAGCGGTGCCGAAGGAATTGTCCTGTTTCGTCAGCACAATCCGGACAGGGTGCTCACCGACTTTCGCATGCCCGGCGGCGATGGCTTTCTGGTGGTGGAGCACCTCGTGGAGGAGGCTCCGGACACGCCGGTCGTCATCATTTCAGGCGCAAGCACCGTCGAAGAGGCAGTGAAAACCATGCGCCTGGGTGCCTGCGACTATCTGGCCAAGCCCCTGACGAACATGTCCCTTCTTGCCCAGACTCTGGAGAGGGTGCTGGACAAGGCACGGGCCCGGAAGGCCGCCAATCGGTACCGGCTGAGCCTTGAAAGTCGAAACCGGGATCTGGAGCGCAAACTGCTGGGCTGGGTGCGCAGGCATTGA
- a CDS encoding HD-GYP domain-containing protein, producing MAFHRDRKVNGSEGARSGTAQPRGFLHDIGKIAVPRGILDKRGALSARELETIRSHVACGCRILREIPFEGPVAEAVLQHHERFDGSGYPKGLAGEGILLEARILAVADIHEALCSDRPCRAGLCPGDAADYILKSAGTHFYPLCATAFEQVISGRHAEGKVQ from the coding sequence GTGGCTTTCCATCGAGATAGGAAGGTCAATGGGTCTGAGGGGGCAAGATCTGGAACCGCTCAACCTCGCGGGTTTTTACACGACATAGGCAAGATTGCCGTCCCCAGGGGCATTCTCGACAAGCGTGGGGCATTGAGCGCGAGAGAACTCGAAACGATCCGGAGCCATGTCGCATGCGGTTGCCGCATTCTGCGCGAAATTCCGTTCGAAGGACCGGTAGCCGAGGCGGTGCTGCAACACCATGAACGTTTCGATGGCTCTGGGTACCCGAAGGGGTTGGCCGGAGAGGGCATCCTTCTGGAAGCGCGAATACTCGCTGTGGCCGACATCCATGAAGCTCTTTGCTCGGACAGGCCCTGCCGGGCAGGGCTCTGCCCGGGTGATGCTGCGGACTACATCCTCAAAAGTGCCGGAACACATTTTTACCCGCTCTGCGCCACTGCATTTGAGCAGGTCATTTCAGGACGGCACGCGGAAGGAAAGGTGCAATGA
- a CDS encoding methyl-accepting chemotaxis protein has protein sequence MNALRHMKLRTKLFGCFLIVTLSTLVVGVYGSLKIHEINDANTFMYEKITVPLSDLGDVAASVQRLRTIFAILVATEGVGEQEKTIGRIDVMRKKIVDRLASFEKGIITNEDRRMYGELIEARKKFVSVTDQVMALVRAAKLGEAEDLLHRGEGRKVSIEYQEEMDRAMEYMVSKAKHTSDANDELSNQATMWMYFIIALAVVVSVGLGVLLTSSVIGQLGEDPDYLSEVASNLAAGNLDGPFRDYKTDGSVYALILGVVGAMRKQLAFSQGVMQGVAVPFSVFSAEDKLLFTNQQMMDVLELQGNPDSQLGKTSSEYFYGIKGKETLSSRALREQRALEEDKTGQTRNGKALHVRISSSPFHDDKEQVLGTVAIWLNQTESVEARQAAENAANGMKQAANQLEKVVEVVSSASEELSAQIEQSSHGTEVQSQRVAETATAMDEMNATVIEVAKNASQAADSAGSARSMAVDGAKVVAEAVESITDVQQKSIILKTDMAALGKQAEGIGQIMNVISDIADQTNLLALNAAIEAARAGDAGRGFAVVADEVRKLAEKTMAATKEVGEAIGSIQQGARKNLENVEHSVVTIELATNLANQSGAALKEIVAMVEAATDQVRSIAAASEQQSAASDEITKSIEEINIISGETASAMTQSAQAVGDLASQAQTLRTLIEKMKSSA, from the coding sequence ATGAACGCCTTGCGCCACATGAAGCTCCGGACAAAGTTGTTCGGATGTTTTTTGATCGTGACGCTTTCAACTCTTGTTGTTGGAGTGTATGGAAGCTTAAAAATACATGAGATTAATGACGCGAATACATTTATGTATGAAAAAATTACAGTTCCATTGAGTGATCTTGGGGATGTTGCTGCAAGTGTTCAGCGCCTCAGGACAATCTTTGCAATCCTTGTTGCTACAGAAGGCGTCGGCGAACAGGAAAAGACGATTGGCCGCATCGATGTGATGCGCAAAAAAATTGTCGATCGCTTGGCGAGTTTCGAGAAGGGCATAATTACAAATGAAGACAGGCGCATGTATGGTGAGTTGATAGAAGCGCGCAAGAAATTTGTCTCTGTCACTGACCAGGTCATGGCACTTGTCAGGGCGGCCAAGCTGGGCGAGGCAGAGGATCTGCTGCACAGGGGCGAAGGGCGCAAGGTTTCAATAGAGTATCAGGAGGAAATGGATCGCGCCATGGAGTATATGGTCTCCAAGGCAAAACATACAAGTGATGCCAATGATGAGCTGAGTAATCAGGCGACAATGTGGATGTATTTCATCATCGCTCTCGCCGTTGTCGTTTCCGTAGGGTTGGGGGTTCTGCTTACGTCCAGTGTTATTGGACAGCTAGGCGAGGATCCTGATTATTTAAGTGAAGTGGCAAGCAATCTTGCTGCGGGAAATCTTGATGGTCCGTTTCGTGATTATAAGACGGATGGCAGCGTATATGCACTGATTCTTGGTGTTGTTGGAGCAATGCGGAAACAGCTGGCATTCTCACAAGGCGTCATGCAGGGGGTAGCTGTGCCGTTCAGCGTCTTCTCTGCGGAAGACAAGTTGCTGTTCACAAACCAGCAGATGATGGATGTTCTAGAATTACAAGGAAACCCTGACAGCCAACTTGGAAAGACATCCAGTGAATACTTTTATGGCATTAAAGGAAAGGAAACCCTATCCAGCCGCGCCCTCCGTGAGCAGCGCGCACTTGAAGAAGACAAAACAGGCCAGACGAGGAATGGCAAGGCCCTGCATGTGCGTATCTCGTCGTCGCCATTCCACGATGATAAGGAACAGGTGCTCGGTACTGTTGCCATCTGGTTGAATCAGACAGAGTCCGTAGAGGCCAGGCAGGCTGCCGAAAACGCCGCCAACGGCATGAAGCAGGCCGCCAATCAGCTGGAGAAGGTTGTCGAAGTGGTTTCGAGTGCCAGCGAGGAACTCTCCGCTCAGATCGAGCAATCCAGCCATGGCACGGAAGTCCAGTCGCAACGTGTGGCCGAAACGGCCACCGCAATGGATGAGATGAACGCCACGGTCATAGAGGTGGCCAAGAACGCGTCGCAGGCGGCGGACTCCGCTGGCAGCGCGCGGAGCATGGCGGTGGACGGCGCCAAGGTGGTGGCAGAGGCCGTGGAGAGCATCACCGACGTGCAGCAGAAGTCCATCATCCTCAAGACGGATATGGCTGCACTGGGCAAGCAGGCCGAGGGTATCGGCCAGATCATGAATGTCATCAGCGACATTGCGGATCAGACCAACCTGCTGGCGCTCAATGCCGCCATTGAGGCGGCAAGAGCTGGCGACGCGGGTAGAGGGTTTGCCGTTGTGGCTGACGAGGTGCGCAAGTTGGCGGAAAAAACCATGGCCGCAACCAAGGAAGTGGGCGAGGCAATCGGCAGCATTCAGCAGGGTGCGCGCAAGAACCTCGAGAACGTGGAGCACTCGGTGGTGACTATCGAGTTGGCCACGAATCTGGCCAATCAGTCCGGTGCGGCACTCAAGGAGATTGTGGCCATGGTTGAAGCTGCAACGGATCAGGTGCGCTCGATTGCTGCCGCCAGTGAGCAGCAGTCTGCAGCCAGTGACGAAATCACCAAGAGTATCGAAGAGATCAATATAATATCGGGAGAAACAGCCAGCGCCATGACCCAGTCGGCGCAGGCTGTGGGCGACCTGGCAAGTCAGGCGCAAACTCTCCGCACCCTTATAGAGAAGATGAAGAGCAGCGCGTAA
- a CDS encoding response regulator, producing MGHEVPDGAKGAEGIALFRQHCPDMVLQNLCTPDDGGFQVVEHMTKEAPDTPVVVISGTGTVAEAVNTLRLALGTI from the coding sequence ATGGGGCATGAAGTGCCGGATGGCGCCAAAGGTGCCGAAGGAATTGCCCTGTTCCGGCAGCACTGTCCGGACATGGTGCTCCAGAACCTGTGCACGCCTGACGACGGTGGCTTTCAGGTAGTGGAGCACATGACCAAGGAGGCCCCGGACACGCCAGTTGTCGTCATCTCCGGCACGGGCACCGTTGCCGAGGCTGTGAACACCTTGCGCCTTGCGCTTGGGACTATCTGA
- a CDS encoding chemotaxis protein CheW, which produces MSSETTNSTTGSLLQLVTFKVAEEEYGVDILSVQEIIRHTGITKVPSAPAFVEGILNLRGRVIPIIDIRKRFGLAAREPDPQTRIVVFALESGVIGCLVDSVSEVLRLPSSMVDPPPAVVAGVDSKYILGVGRLDDRLLILLDFGQVLTGEELDALHGQGTHIRQSENHAHDMVPAHH; this is translated from the coding sequence ATGAGCTCCGAGACAACAAACTCCACAACGGGCTCCTTGCTCCAACTCGTTACGTTCAAGGTAGCCGAGGAGGAGTACGGGGTGGACATCCTTTCTGTGCAAGAGATCATTCGCCATACGGGCATAACCAAGGTGCCCAGCGCCCCGGCCTTTGTGGAGGGCATCCTGAACCTGCGTGGCAGGGTCATTCCGATCATCGACATTCGCAAACGTTTCGGCCTGGCTGCAAGGGAGCCTGACCCTCAGACGCGTATCGTTGTTTTCGCCCTGGAGAGCGGAGTCATCGGTTGTCTGGTGGATTCCGTGTCGGAGGTGTTGCGTCTGCCCTCGTCCATGGTCGATCCACCCCCGGCCGTGGTTGCCGGGGTGGACTCCAAGTACATCCTGGGTGTGGGGCGCCTCGACGACAGGCTGCTCATCCTGCTTGATTTTGGTCAGGTGCTGACCGGGGAAGAACTGGACGCCCTCCACGGGCAAGGCACCCATATACGGCAATCAGAGAATCATGCGCACGACATGGTGCCAGCGCACCACTAA
- a CDS encoding methyl-accepting chemotaxis protein: MNALSNMTLRTKLLASFFIVSLCTLGIGVYGSINMHEIADSDTKLYEQNLVPLGQIASVANNMQRIRSNAMEAVYTDDRSEFNRYVERIRLFMAASDENIIKYEKNLSSDQERTLYKEVVGERKLFTDAIGKVLALAAAEKRGEAVELLSKEGRTVARNYQESLDNLIKENERQGQQVSSSNTASAGTAATMMYAAMALSFLASIGLGLLLTSHVGGLLGEDPGYLADVARKIAGGDLDVVFRAQRRQGGVYAVIQDMVKTMKGKIAEAEHKSAEAAEHARLAQIATDEANEAKAKAERAKAEGMIAAAQQLEKVVEVVSSASEELSAQIEQSSRGTEVQSQRVAETATAMDEMNATVIEVAKNASQAADSAGHARGKAVDGARVVAEAVESITDVQQKSIILKADMASLGKQAEGIGQIMNVISDIADQTNLLALNAAIEAARAGDAGRGFAVVADEVRKLAEKTMAATKEVGEAIGSIQQGARKNLENVEHSVVTIEQATNLANQSGVALKEIVAMVESAADQVRSIAAASEQQSAASDEITKSIEDINIISGETASAMTQSAQAVGELASQAQTLRTLIEKMKSGG, from the coding sequence ATGAACGCCCTGAGCAACATGACGCTTCGCACCAAGCTGCTCGCAAGCTTTTTTATCGTCTCGCTGTGTACTCTCGGGATTGGGGTATACGGAAGCATCAATATGCACGAGATTGCCGATAGTGACACAAAACTCTACGAACAGAACCTTGTTCCTCTTGGTCAGATAGCAAGCGTCGCCAACAATATGCAGCGCATCCGCTCCAACGCCATGGAAGCTGTGTATACCGACGATAGATCAGAGTTCAACAGGTATGTGGAGCGAATCAGGCTGTTCATGGCGGCCAGTGACGAGAACATAATCAAGTACGAGAAGAACCTGAGCAGCGATCAGGAGAGGACTCTGTACAAGGAGGTCGTTGGAGAACGTAAACTGTTCACCGATGCCATCGGCAAGGTGCTGGCTCTGGCCGCCGCGGAAAAGAGGGGGGAAGCCGTAGAGTTGCTTTCGAAGGAAGGGCGCACCGTAGCACGCAATTATCAGGAGAGCCTCGATAATCTCATCAAGGAGAACGAGCGCCAGGGGCAGCAGGTCTCCAGCAGCAATACGGCCAGTGCCGGTACGGCAGCAACCATGATGTATGCTGCAATGGCATTGTCCTTCCTTGCCTCCATCGGGCTGGGTTTGCTTCTGACCTCTCATGTGGGGGGTCTGCTTGGTGAGGACCCGGGGTATCTTGCCGATGTTGCCCGTAAAATCGCCGGTGGCGATCTGGATGTGGTTTTTCGTGCGCAGAGGCGCCAGGGCGGTGTCTACGCGGTCATCCAGGATATGGTGAAGACCATGAAGGGCAAGATCGCCGAGGCTGAGCACAAGTCCGCAGAGGCCGCCGAACATGCCAGGCTGGCGCAAATCGCCACGGACGAAGCCAACGAGGCCAAGGCCAAGGCCGAGCGGGCCAAGGCCGAGGGCATGATTGCCGCAGCACAACAGTTGGAGAAGGTTGTGGAGGTCGTCAGTTCCGCCAGCGAGGAACTCTCCGCCCAGATCGAGCAATCCAGCCGTGGCACGGAAGTCCAGTCCCAGCGTGTGGCCGAGACGGCCACCGCAATGGATGAGATGAACGCAACGGTCATAGAGGTGGCCAAGAACGCGTCACAGGCGGCGGACTCTGCCGGACATGCGCGGGGCAAGGCTGTGGACGGCGCCAGGGTGGTGGCAGAGGCCGTGGAGAGCATTACCGACGTGCAGCAGAAGTCCATCATCCTCAAGGCGGACATGGCCTCACTGGGCAAGCAGGCCGAGGGCATCGGCCAGATCATGAATGTCATCAGCGACATTGCGGACCAGACCAACCTGCTGGCGCTCAATGCCGCCATTGAGGCGGCAAGAGCCGGCGATGCGGGCAGAGGGTTTGCCGTTGTGGCCGATGAAGTGCGCAAATTGGCGGAAAAGACCATGGCCGCAACCAAGGAAGTCGGCGAGGCAATCGGCAGCATCCAGCAGGGCGCACGCAAGAACCTCGAGAACGTGGAGCACTCGGTGGTCACCATTGAACAGGCCACGAACCTGGCCAATCAGTCCGGCGTGGCGCTCAAGGAGATTGTGGCCATGGTTGAATCGGCTGCGGACCAGGTGCGGTCGATTGCTGCCGCCAGCGAGCAGCAGTCTGCCGCCAGTGATGAAATTACCAAGAGCATCGAAGACATCAATATCATCTCAGGCGAAACCGCCAGCGCCATGACCCAGTCGGCGCAGGCAGTTGGCGAGCTTGCAAGCCAGGCGCAAACCTTGCGCACTCTCATAGAGAAGATGAAGAGCGGCGGATAG